In Deltaproteobacteria bacterium, the following proteins share a genomic window:
- a CDS encoding phosphotransferase, which translates to MSTPDSPAGGLGPVREAHRFDEAALGEFARRHVPGFEGPLVVQQFEGGQSNPTFLLQTPGRQYILRKKPPGQLLPSAHAIEREYRILKALEPTGVPVPKVHVLCEDPAVIGTPFYVMERVEGRIFRNPTMPEARSPDERRGIYLDMARVLARIHKVDWKAAGLEGYGKTGNYMLRQIERWTAQYEATRTDTIDSMEKLIRWMPDNVPDAGHLTIAHGDYRLENLIIHPQEPHAVAVLDWELSTLGHPLADLAYCCMLYHLPPNPSSGNLGASSGLMGTNFVGLGIPPEKDFISAYAAEMGDSGGVADYDFFVAFGMFRLAAIVQGVYKRGLDGNASSTKAATYGPIVKFLADAAMHQLKGRL; encoded by the coding sequence TTGAGCACACCTGACAGTCCCGCTGGCGGGCTTGGACCCGTACGGGAGGCGCATCGCTTTGATGAGGCCGCACTTGGCGAGTTCGCTCGCCGGCATGTCCCCGGTTTTGAGGGGCCGCTTGTGGTGCAGCAGTTCGAGGGCGGGCAGTCAAATCCGACTTTCCTGCTGCAGACGCCGGGCCGTCAATACATCCTTCGCAAGAAACCGCCGGGACAGCTTCTTCCATCTGCACATGCCATTGAGCGTGAATACCGGATATTGAAGGCGCTGGAACCCACGGGCGTGCCGGTACCGAAGGTCCATGTGCTTTGTGAGGATCCTGCTGTTATCGGGACGCCTTTTTATGTGATGGAACGGGTTGAAGGCAGGATATTCCGAAATCCCACCATGCCGGAAGCCAGATCGCCCGATGAGCGCCGTGGGATTTATTTGGATATGGCCAGGGTACTTGCCCGGATTCACAAGGTGGACTGGAAAGCTGCCGGACTGGAAGGGTACGGCAAGACCGGCAACTACATGCTCCGGCAGATCGAGCGGTGGACGGCCCAGTATGAAGCCACCCGGACGGATACTATCGACAGCATGGAAAAGCTGATTCGCTGGATGCCGGATAACGTGCCGGATGCCGGGCACCTGACGATCGCCCACGGCGACTACCGGCTCGAAAACCTGATAATTCACCCGCAGGAGCCGCACGCAGTCGCCGTTCTGGACTGGGAACTTTCGACTCTCGGCCATCCGCTGGCCGACCTGGCGTACTGCTGCATGCTGTATCACCTGCCACCCAACCCTTCGAGCGGAAATCTGGGCGCTTCCAGCGGCCTTATGGGGACGAATTTTGTGGGACTTGGCATCCCTCCGGAAAAGGATTTCATCAGTGCCTATGCGGCGGAGATGGGTGATAGCGGCGGGGTGGCAGACTATGATTTTTTCGTCGCTTTCGGGATGTTCCGGCTCGCTGCCATCGTGCAGGGGGTGTACAAGCGCGGGCTTGATGGAAATGCCAGTTCGACAAAGGCCGCAACCTACGGCCCGATCGTGAAATTCCTGGCTGATGCGGCAATGCATCAGTTGAAAGGCCGGCTGTAG
- a CDS encoding TetR/AcrR family transcriptional regulator, whose product MSAAETTKTPHIVRHPSQDRILDVCEQLFADRGFSGVGLAEVAERAGLSKSSLFHHFKSKTEIYASVLERLFKRLHEALEAEINVAAGPWAQLDRVVDIWVGFMADNPNTAKLLLRSMVERDFEDEGLTREELARRHGLYMRLIIQRVIVLMKTGIEQGAFRQQPVGHFVQTLIGATIFHFASGEFGKDMLGGDIFEPRRVEARKTEMKNFLRHGLGYGPGAKDS is encoded by the coding sequence ATGTCGGCGGCCGAGACTACCAAAACCCCCCATATCGTGCGGCACCCTTCCCAGGACCGCATCTTGGACGTCTGCGAGCAGCTTTTTGCAGACCGGGGCTTCTCAGGCGTGGGGCTGGCTGAAGTTGCCGAGCGGGCGGGACTTTCCAAGTCGAGCCTGTTTCACCATTTCAAGAGCAAGACGGAGATCTATGCCTCGGTGCTGGAACGCCTTTTCAAGCGGCTGCATGAGGCACTGGAAGCCGAGATCAATGTGGCCGCCGGGCCTTGGGCACAACTCGACCGGGTAGTGGATATCTGGGTCGGTTTCATGGCCGACAACCCGAATACGGCGAAGCTCCTGCTCCGGTCGATGGTCGAGCGTGACTTCGAGGATGAAGGGCTTACCCGCGAGGAACTGGCCCGGCGTCACGGACTTTACATGCGGCTGATCATCCAGCGCGTGATTGTGCTGATGAAAACCGGAATCGAGCAGGGTGCCTTCCGCCAGCAGCCGGTCGGGCACTTCGTGCAGACACTGATTGGCGCAACGATATTCCATTTCGCCTCGGGCGAATTCGGGAAGGACATGCTGGGGGGCGACATTTTTGAGCCCCGCCGCGTGGAGGCGCGCAAGACCGAAATGAAGAATTTCCTCCGCCACGGACTCGGATACGGGCCGGGAGCGAAGGACAGTTAA
- a CDS encoding ferritin-like domain-containing protein — MELLNPEHRKMYGKFAGIEWNDQTEIKRMRSQLDFDAPLEVSWDWDYVGEAEELRRLYEISKVRQWNAETDLDWKISIDPAAHWGMDPKYSVICQLLKLGGASEAQQREAAWENMAYICSQLLHGEQAALQICGQLTNTCPDIDMKFYAGAQTFDEVRHIEAFAKFLQRKVGKIYPVDPNIKFLLEELLKADSWQKKTLGMQTLFEGMALGIMGMLEDGTDIPFLKEMLKRVRLDESRHAAFGIISMKMTMESAETSPELKAELEDWAFGILECLNAGQYHGPLSELGPKYGINASAVTPVLYHSKDAIEAKSLMYTHAVIPHLKKLGLITERTAGKYREIGLVKDMDKISTESRVTQGAFD; from the coding sequence ATGGAACTGCTCAATCCTGAACACCGCAAGATGTATGGCAAGTTCGCCGGTATCGAATGGAACGACCAGACGGAGATCAAGCGGATGCGCTCCCAGCTCGACTTTGATGCGCCGCTGGAGGTTTCATGGGACTGGGACTACGTGGGGGAGGCGGAGGAACTTCGCCGGTTATACGAGATCAGCAAGGTCCGCCAGTGGAATGCGGAAACCGATCTCGACTGGAAAATCAGCATAGATCCCGCCGCCCACTGGGGCATGGACCCGAAGTATTCGGTCATCTGCCAGCTTCTCAAGCTGGGCGGTGCCAGTGAAGCACAGCAGCGCGAGGCTGCCTGGGAAAACATGGCCTATATCTGCTCCCAGCTTCTTCATGGAGAGCAGGCAGCGCTCCAGATATGCGGCCAGCTTACCAATACCTGCCCCGACATCGACATGAAGTTCTACGCTGGCGCGCAGACTTTCGATGAAGTTCGCCATATTGAGGCTTTCGCCAAGTTCCTTCAGAGAAAGGTGGGAAAGATCTATCCCGTCGATCCCAACATCAAGTTTCTGCTCGAGGAACTGCTCAAGGCCGATTCATGGCAGAAAAAGACTCTCGGCATGCAGACCCTGTTCGAGGGAATGGCTCTCGGCATCATGGGCATGCTGGAGGATGGAACGGATATCCCCTTCCTGAAAGAGATGCTGAAGCGCGTCCGGCTGGACGAGTCCCGTCATGCAGCTTTCGGTATCATCAGCATGAAAATGACGATGGAGTCGGCGGAGACTTCGCCGGAACTGAAAGCTGAACTTGAGGACTGGGCTTTCGGCATTCTGGAATGCCTGAATGCCGGCCAGTATCATGGACCCCTGTCGGAGCTGGGCCCCAAATATGGCATTAACGCCTCGGCCGTGACACCGGTGCTGTACCACAGCAAGGATGCCATCGAGGCGAAGTCGCTCATGTATACCCACGCCGTGATTCCGCACCTGAAGAAGCTCGGCCTCATTACCGAGCGCACGGCGGGTAAATACCGGGAGATCGGTCTCGTCAAGGATATGGACAAGATCAGCACCGAGTCCCGGGTGACCCAGGGTGCATTCGACTGA
- a CDS encoding SDR family oxidoreductase → MPHVIVTGASKGIGKEIARELARRKHDLVLVARTQKLLEELATELKQRHGVNAVPVALDLTDMASIDRLPGILDGRGISVTGLVNNAGFGTIGEFDTIDASTEDQMITLNVRALTRLTHLYIPRFKSARKGFVMNVASMAGLMPMAGMATYSATKAFVVSFSRSLDAEYGRNGIQILCICPGVTQTEFLDVQGANHSALPPGLMQGPKEVARYAVEQLDAGATFGVPGTLNKIGAALAAVVPQGVIARLAYRITRPASKK, encoded by the coding sequence ATGCCTCATGTCATTGTTACAGGTGCATCGAAAGGAATTGGGAAGGAGATCGCCAGAGAGCTGGCCAGGCGGAAGCATGATCTCGTTCTGGTGGCACGCACGCAGAAGCTTCTGGAAGAACTGGCTACCGAACTCAAGCAGAGGCATGGCGTCAATGCCGTTCCGGTAGCGCTGGATCTGACCGACATGGCTTCCATTGACAGGCTCCCGGGGATCCTCGATGGGCGCGGGATTAGCGTAACAGGGCTTGTCAACAATGCCGGCTTTGGGACGATCGGCGAGTTCGATACGATCGACGCTTCAACCGAAGACCAGATGATCACCCTGAACGTTCGTGCGCTGACGCGTCTCACGCACCTTTATATCCCCCGGTTCAAGAGTGCTCGCAAGGGTTTTGTCATGAATGTCGCCTCGATGGCAGGGCTGATGCCGATGGCTGGCATGGCCACCTACAGTGCGACGAAGGCTTTTGTGGTATCCTTTTCGCGCTCGCTGGATGCCGAATATGGCCGGAACGGCATCCAGATATTGTGCATTTGTCCCGGGGTTACCCAGACGGAGTTTCTTGACGTGCAGGGAGCGAACCACAGCGCACTGCCGCCGGGCCTGATGCAGGGGCCCAAGGAAGTGGCCCGTTATGCCGTTGAGCAGCTTGATGCTGGCGCGACGTTCGGTGTTCCCGGCACGTTGAACAAGATTGGTGCCGCACTTGCCGCTGTGGTTCCGCAAGGTGTTATCGCCCGTCTTGCCTACCGGATCACGCGGCCCGCCTCGAAGAAGTAG
- the rfbB gene encoding dTDP-glucose 4,6-dehydratase translates to MAGGLPVAETTDDTRFANILVTGGCGFIGSNLIRVLTEENLVPGLEFIANLDALTYAGNRSNLADLEGDTRYRLIHADICDAARMDNIFRHGQFDAVLHLAAESHVDRSLMGPEAFFRTNVMGTAVMLDAARRHKVRRFVMVSTDEVYGSLPDDSASRFRETTPLDPTSPYAASKAASDLAALSFAKSFGMDVVVTRSSNNYGPYQFPEKMIPLMTINALNDQPLPVYGDGRNIRDWIHARDHARGIVAALFRGRAGAIYNLGAHNERRNLELVERILDILQKPRSLIRFVTDRAAHDLRYAIDATRAREELAWEPQADFGGAFEQTVRWYVDNRAWWEAIIHGPYRDYYRKLYGERLAG, encoded by the coding sequence ATGGCGGGAGGCTTGCCGGTGGCTGAGACAACAGACGATACAAGGTTTGCCAACATTCTGGTCACAGGTGGCTGTGGTTTCATCGGCTCGAACCTGATTCGTGTGCTGACGGAAGAAAACCTGGTCCCGGGGCTTGAGTTTATTGCGAACCTGGATGCCCTGACATACGCCGGGAACCGTTCGAACCTGGCCGATCTGGAAGGTGACACCCGCTACCGCCTGATTCATGCCGATATCTGCGATGCCGCCCGGATGGACAATATTTTCCGGCATGGCCAGTTCGATGCCGTGCTGCATCTGGCAGCCGAAAGCCATGTGGACCGTTCGCTGATGGGGCCGGAGGCGTTCTTCCGGACGAATGTGATGGGCACGGCCGTAATGCTTGACGCTGCCCGCCGCCACAAGGTCCGGCGATTCGTGATGGTCTCGACTGACGAGGTGTACGGCTCCCTGCCGGATGACAGCGCATCCCGTTTCCGGGAGACGACACCGCTGGATCCCACTAGTCCCTATGCGGCGAGCAAGGCAGCTTCTGATCTGGCAGCGCTGAGTTTCGCCAAGAGTTTCGGGATGGACGTGGTGGTGACCCGTTCATCGAACAATTACGGCCCTTACCAGTTTCCCGAGAAGATGATCCCGCTGATGACGATCAATGCCCTCAATGATCAGCCCCTGCCTGTGTATGGGGATGGACGAAATATCCGGGACTGGATACATGCCCGTGACCATGCCCGCGGGATTGTTGCAGCGCTGTTCCGTGGCCGGGCCGGGGCGATCTATAATCTTGGTGCACACAATGAACGCCGGAATCTGGAACTGGTGGAGCGCATTCTCGACATTCTCCAGAAACCCAGGTCACTGATCCGGTTCGTCACAGACCGGGCGGCACATGATCTGCGATATGCCATTGACGCCACCCGTGCGCGGGAAGAACTCGCATGGGAGCCTCAGGCTGATTTTGGCGGAGCGTTTGAGCAGACGGTTCGCTGGTACGTGGATAACCGTGCATGGTGGGAGGCAATCATTCATGGCCCCTACCGGGACTACTACCGGAAGCTGTACGGCGAGAGGCTGGCGGGTTAG
- a CDS encoding SUMF1/EgtB/PvdO family nonheme iron enzyme has product MKTCWNCGDSIPDPAPVCDTCGAEQPSADGSGGGQIKTGDILAQRYEIRGDIGEGLVGHVYRAHDRDVDAQIALRIVNSEWLSDEGSRKQFKSLFRKSRDVLHAGCVKLYEAGTDGARAYVTMEFIGGLSLRKLLDVRLSERRPFKLSEVEPILAQIVSAFEAGHAAGVPHLALTPANILIQPEGLKLTEFGLSALIPPASRQAAAARHRTAAYASPQFLSGETPSPSDDIYSLGAVLFEMISLQTPAPGISPSDVMEEVPDEIDDLIADCLSEDPRQRPTTAGEVLTRWRDALLAAEKVAAPPTPKPVSKPPVPKKAAPPPPPPPPPPAERAASKPLEPPKPAEPPPPAKAEPLPRTEPEPPPRPQTPAPQPPPPAQVPPSAPSAPRPAAPPPAAIPDTWQPPAAKKGPPVALIVAMVAILAAVGAYFALKGGDEPVPVASSEPVTSVKEEKPTAPPPPAKPEPVKVEETPPAPPAPTASVSISTPEPAAKPPVETKPAKVETAPKPPPPPVPKPEPKAPPKEPEKPKPVAAADPPPPAPSGRCPAGMAFVPGGSFKMGSAADDSARDFAEKTLVPTGVPDFCIDKYESPNQEGSQPRANVTWNDAKSACESEGKRLCSEAEWEKACKGPKETRYPYGDLFNPRACNTRDQSGADRPLAPAGRFNQCTNPYGAFDLSGNLREWTSTAWSEQSGDKVVRGGSHARPDWATRCAYRESFQPSTRDPQIGYRCCK; this is encoded by the coding sequence TTGAAGACGTGCTGGAACTGCGGTGATTCGATTCCGGACCCGGCTCCCGTCTGCGACACCTGCGGCGCCGAGCAGCCTTCAGCGGACGGTAGTGGCGGCGGCCAGATCAAAACCGGTGACATTCTCGCCCAGCGTTACGAAATCCGTGGAGATATCGGCGAAGGCCTGGTTGGCCACGTTTACCGGGCCCACGACCGTGACGTGGACGCACAGATCGCTCTCCGGATCGTCAATTCCGAATGGCTTAGCGACGAGGGCTCCCGCAAGCAGTTCAAGTCCCTGTTCCGCAAGAGCCGTGACGTACTGCATGCCGGGTGCGTCAAGCTCTATGAAGCGGGAACGGACGGTGCTCGCGCCTATGTCACAATGGAGTTCATCGGCGGCCTGTCGCTACGCAAGCTCCTCGACGTTCGGCTCTCCGAGCGGCGGCCTTTCAAGCTGAGCGAGGTTGAGCCGATTCTTGCGCAGATCGTCTCGGCCTTCGAGGCCGGGCATGCCGCAGGTGTCCCGCATCTGGCGCTGACACCTGCCAACATCCTCATTCAGCCTGAAGGGCTGAAGCTGACCGAGTTTGGCCTCTCGGCCCTGATTCCTCCGGCCAGCCGCCAGGCAGCGGCCGCCCGGCACCGGACAGCGGCTTACGCATCCCCGCAGTTCCTCTCGGGAGAAACGCCTTCTCCCTCGGACGATATCTACAGCCTGGGTGCGGTGCTGTTTGAGATGATCTCGCTGCAAACCCCGGCACCCGGGATTTCGCCCTCGGACGTCATGGAAGAAGTCCCTGACGAGATCGACGATCTTATCGCCGACTGCCTTTCCGAAGACCCCCGGCAGCGGCCCACTACCGCGGGCGAAGTGCTCACTCGCTGGCGAGACGCCCTGCTTGCCGCAGAAAAGGTCGCGGCCCCGCCGACGCCCAAGCCCGTATCGAAGCCGCCAGTGCCAAAGAAGGCCGCCCCCCCACCGCCACCGCCTCCTCCTCCCCCGGCGGAAAGGGCTGCCTCCAAGCCACTAGAACCGCCAAAACCCGCCGAGCCGCCTCCACCGGCAAAAGCAGAGCCGCTGCCCAGGACCGAGCCCGAACCACCGCCACGGCCTCAGACGCCAGCGCCCCAGCCACCACCTCCGGCCCAGGTGCCGCCATCTGCTCCTTCCGCACCGAGACCCGCTGCGCCTCCACCGGCAGCCATACCAGACACTTGGCAGCCACCGGCGGCCAAGAAGGGCCCACCGGTCGCCCTGATTGTGGCAATGGTCGCTATACTGGCCGCGGTGGGCGCCTATTTCGCGCTGAAGGGTGGCGATGAGCCCGTTCCAGTCGCCAGTTCCGAGCCTGTGACCAGCGTGAAAGAAGAAAAGCCCACAGCGCCTCCACCTCCAGCCAAACCTGAACCAGTAAAGGTCGAGGAAACTCCTCCCGCGCCGCCAGCCCCCACCGCATCCGTCTCAATCTCGACGCCTGAACCGGCCGCGAAACCGCCAGTTGAAACCAAACCGGCGAAAGTCGAAACGGCACCCAAGCCACCTCCTCCGCCTGTGCCAAAGCCCGAGCCCAAGGCACCACCGAAAGAGCCGGAAAAGCCCAAGCCTGTTGCTGCCGCCGATCCGCCCCCGCCTGCTCCTTCTGGCAGGTGCCCAGCCGGAATGGCCTTTGTACCGGGCGGCAGTTTCAAGATGGGGTCGGCGGCGGACGACAGCGCCCGTGATTTTGCCGAAAAGACACTGGTTCCGACTGGTGTGCCGGATTTCTGCATCGACAAATATGAATCGCCCAACCAGGAAGGCTCCCAGCCCCGGGCCAACGTGACCTGGAACGACGCAAAGTCTGCCTGCGAGAGCGAGGGCAAGCGCCTCTGTTCCGAAGCTGAATGGGAAAAGGCCTGCAAGGGGCCCAAGGAAACCCGCTACCCGTACGGCGACCTGTTCAATCCCCGCGCCTGCAATACCCGCGACCAGTCCGGCGCAGACCGTCCGCTGGCCCCGGCCGGTCGATTCAACCAGTGTACCAATCCTTACGGGGCCTTCGATCTGTCAGGCAATCTGAGAGAGTGGACATCAACCGCCTGGTCGGAACAGAGTGGTGACAAGGTGGTGCGCGGCGGTTCCCATGCCCGGCCCGACTGGGCGACCCGCTGTGCCTACCGTGAGAGTTTCCAGCCCTCGACCCGGGATCCACAGATCGGATACCGGTGCTGCAAGTAA
- a CDS encoding rhomboid family intramembrane serine protease, whose protein sequence is MAPYGPHQTQYRFQGPPGWSAIPGVTRIVIVTIASVYLLSLVSPALTAFLILDPVAALQGFQVWRLLTFPFVNTSIITTLLYGYMLWVFGARQERIDGSERFAWFLCFSALSAGLLGAIAAAFTGSHTAIAAGAGGLIVNFLILWALREPEQEILAFFVLPIKVKWLVIVIVAVVVFSEIERQFSLARILYVLGGAPVAWYWARGRHRFRGFGLRERYYRAKLNRLRKRQGFRVVDRNDEPPSGGWVN, encoded by the coding sequence ATGGCTCCTTACGGTCCACATCAGACGCAATACCGTTTTCAGGGCCCTCCGGGCTGGAGTGCCATCCCCGGCGTCACCCGTATCGTCATCGTCACCATCGCATCGGTCTATCTGCTGTCGCTCGTATCGCCTGCATTAACTGCTTTTCTCATCCTGGACCCGGTGGCCGCGCTCCAGGGATTTCAGGTCTGGCGGCTGCTCACCTTCCCGTTTGTCAACACGTCCATCATTACCACCCTGCTCTATGGCTACATGCTCTGGGTATTTGGAGCCCGCCAGGAACGGATCGATGGCTCGGAACGTTTCGCCTGGTTTCTCTGCTTTTCGGCCCTGTCCGCAGGACTGCTAGGAGCCATCGCAGCCGCCTTCACAGGGAGCCATACAGCAATTGCCGCCGGAGCAGGAGGACTTATTGTCAACTTCCTCATCCTCTGGGCACTGCGCGAACCGGAGCAGGAAATCCTCGCCTTCTTCGTCCTGCCCATCAAGGTGAAATGGCTCGTCATCGTTATCGTGGCGGTCGTCGTGTTCAGCGAGATCGAGCGCCAGTTCTCCCTGGCCCGTATCCTGTATGTCCTCGGGGGGGCTCCGGTCGCCTGGTACTGGGCCCGCGGACGGCACCGCTTCCGCGGGTTCGGCCTGCGGGAACGCTACTACCGGGCCAAACTGAACCGGTTGCGGAAAAGACAGGGCTTCAGAGTGGTAGACAGAAACGATGAGCCCCCGTCCGGGGGCTGGGTAAACTAA
- a CDS encoding sigma-70 family RNA polymerase sigma factor produces MAEPPIPRPVEQREPVEDVEALWERLSGVLARYSAKLLGNTTAGEDTVQDVFRRYLESGPIFESRIQQDAWLWRTTRNAVIDRLRSRKRQKTESLDAIMDMENKTESGGWEPTDASANPERHAYLRQRLARIQQAFETLSDSDRDLLWLVEVEGFTLERLARIVRRPSALVKVRLHRARKRLKMAAIGMGAEGS; encoded by the coding sequence GTGGCTGAGCCCCCCATACCCCGCCCTGTGGAACAGCGGGAACCGGTTGAGGATGTCGAGGCACTCTGGGAGCGGCTATCGGGAGTGCTTGCCCGCTACTCGGCAAAACTGCTGGGCAATACCACTGCAGGAGAGGACACCGTTCAGGATGTATTCCGGCGGTATCTGGAAAGCGGTCCCATATTCGAATCGCGCATTCAGCAGGATGCCTGGCTCTGGCGCACAACGCGGAATGCCGTGATCGATAGGCTTAGGAGCCGGAAACGGCAAAAGACCGAATCACTGGATGCAATAATGGATATGGAAAACAAGACAGAAAGCGGTGGATGGGAGCCGACCGATGCCAGCGCGAACCCTGAACGGCATGCATATCTCCGTCAGCGGCTGGCCCGCATCCAGCAGGCGTTTGAAACGCTTTCTGATTCCGACCGCGACCTGTTGTGGCTCGTTGAAGTCGAGGGGTTCACACTCGAACGGCTCGCCAGAATCGTCCGCCGCCCGTCGGCACTGGTGAAAGTCCGTCTCCACCGGGCCCGGAAAAGACTGAAAATGGCAGCCATCGGGATGGGAGCGGAGGGATCATGA
- a CDS encoding ribbon-helix-helix domain-containing protein, which translates to MASNKVVTTIYITRDQEEQLKALSQRTKVPMAEYIRQGISLILKKYEEEIPGQRSLFDEEAVSTLRRDE; encoded by the coding sequence ATGGCCTCGAACAAGGTCGTCACGACCATCTACATCACCCGGGACCAGGAAGAGCAGCTGAAGGCCCTGTCCCAGCGTACCAAGGTGCCAATGGCGGAATATATCCGCCAAGGGATTAGTCTGATTCTGAAGAAATACGAGGAAGAGATCCCGGGTCAGCGGTCGCTGTTTGACGAGGAAGCTGTTTCCACGCTGCGTCGAGACGAATAA